Sequence from the Candidatus Tanganyikabacteria bacterium genome:
TTCGCGCACTACCAGGCGGGCTCCCTCGAGCACCTGGATGTGCTTGGAGATGGCGGCCAGCGAGATGTCGAACGGCCGAGCCAGGTCGGTGACCGAGCGCGGGCCGGTCGAGGCCAGTCGCAAGATTTCCCGGCGGGTGGGATCCGCCAGGGCATGGAAGATCCGATCCAGGTCGTACGCTGCCACTGCTTGCTCAACCACATCATTGAATATAGCGGCCGGGCAATGGATTGTCAACCAGTTGGTTGAATTTCGTTCGAAGGCGCCCTACTGGGGGGGCGGCGGGAACGTAGGGCAGCCTGGCGGAGGCGAAGGCGGCGGACTGTTGCCTGGCGGAGGGCTGCCTGGCGGCGGCGGTGGTGGCGGCGATGGGCAACCCGGCGGGCTGCCCGACGGCGGCGGCGGTGGCGGGCTGCCCGACGGCGGCGGCGGTGGCGGGCTGCCCGACGGCGGCGGCGGTGGCGGGCTG
This genomic interval carries:
- a CDS encoding winged helix-turn-helix transcriptional regulator — protein: MVEQAVAAYDLDRIFHALADPTRREILRLASTGPRSVTDLARPFDISLAAISKHIQVLEGARLVVREKRGRTATARLNGEAMKTAAQWLAEYRRFWGERLDALEAMLLEEEKGQSPE